The Chaetodon auriga isolate fChaAug3 chromosome 4, fChaAug3.hap1, whole genome shotgun sequence region ACGTGCGgcatgacagcagcagaccACCTACCAGACGTGGGAGTACTGGTCCAGGCCCAGCACGGCGTGCTCGGGGTTACTGAAGACGCTCTGCTGGATGCGCAGCTCTGCCCTGGAGGGCCCACAGATGGTGGGCTGTCTGGGGGTCCCGTTCTTCACcgagaaacaggaagtgatgtaacCAATCGGGACGGTCTGGATGTTTCCTGGAACgtcacagtgtttcagtttcTAACGTTTGGACACAGTAAACAGACGCTGCTGCTCATTTCTAACAGCGTAACCAGAACTCAGCTcgtgaaagaaagaaaaaacctcatattgtcattatttttgacaGATATTACGACTGATGTGTGATTCATAAACGGTGATAATTTTTGCATCACAATTTCCATTTCCAGTGGAAAAACTATTAAAATCATGTCGATGTGACTTTTGTTGgggtgtttttttaaatctggaGAAGATTTTGACACACTGAGATCTCAATAATATTTCAATTAACAGTTCAGGCCTAATATTCAGACAGTTGCTCATTCTGAGGACGTCTTGTCTTTAATGACCTCGCTCTAATGCAGCCTGTGGGGATGCAGGTGGGGATGCAGGTGGAGGCGGGGGTGGCGTCCGATCAGGCTCACACAGTCCAACCTTTGACACAGCAGACTGGATGGACATCATGTGTTTGCGATGAGCTCTGACTGCACTGTCCAACATCTGCCTGTTCAAAGAAGAGCCGAAAGAAGCAAACATGATGAGAAACGGAATAATGACAAAAAGTTAGAATGACGTTtctacaaagacacacagtgaaGCTCCATGAAGTAAAGCAGCGCTGGATATTAAGAGCAGAcgacagagaaaaacatgcagctgTCACGTGTGTTTGCGGCACGTTCACACCTGTTCATTCCAGGTGATGCAGTGAACATACCTCAGGTTCTTGATCTCTTTTCTCATCACAGAAACCTGCTGATTGAGTTTATTCACGCGCTCGCGGCAGCAGTCACACTCAGGactcatcctgctgctgtgaacgaggccaaaaacaacacacaagcCTCAGAAATCAACCTCCAGCTAACGGCAGCTAAACAGCGACAGCGCGCACGCTGACGAACCACGTGGGCGTTTCTCCACGCGGAAGCACATCCTGGACTTCCTGTTGCAGTGTGTCACGTGACAACACCAAACCCATCTGAAGAGCGCAGTTTTTTGGGATTTTTACATCCTGTATTTTGTGTATTGTCGCGTAGGTGGGTGCAAAACACTACTTGCAGCTAATACACATAAATTACGCATGAAGCCATTGATGGAGGTGCAGTGTTGTTTCAGGCCAGCAGGGAGCGGCATCGCTTACTTTTTTCAAacaaagctttatttaaaaatacagtcagtggtggaatgtaggtacattcactcaagtactattgttgagtacttttactctatATTTACACAGTGAAATATAGTTCAGATGAAACAGTACATGAAGTATTCACACCTGGCTCCACCTCACCATACTGCATTAAAGTACTGCTTATCCTTCCCGCCAGTGGTGGAGTGTTACTGTAtaaatactgtatactgtacaaATCTGAGGTACTGGTACTTCACTTGGGTATTTCATCTCAGAAGCAAATATGGCACTTTTTGCTCCACTGCATTTGTCATCTTCAGCTACTCGTTTATTATCATACGCAGATTATTATTTCTCATACCCTTCCTGTCTAGTGAAAACCACATATCTCCACATTTGGTGAATTCTGAATTGTAATTtctctgataaactgaaggaccAAGAGTTTCTAAAGCTAAATGAACTTTAAAAACCCTcctggattagctggaaaatgcatgaaaacaggGTTTATTTATTAGAGGGCTTTAACAGGACATCGACAATACAAACGTGACGATCTGATAGAACATGATGCATCGCTGCAGATTAGAACATCCAACAGTATAAAAAAAGTTATTACACAGAAATTTTACTGTATTATTTGACAGGATTTTGTTGTTATTCAATATTATGTGTAAGTatcataaaaatacagttaattACTTTTATTGACCTTAAAATAAAAGTTGTCATCTGTAAATTAATATAATTGTAAATTTAATCTTTCATTTGCTTAATTATCCTGAATGATAAACTGCTTTGGatcctctgtaaaaatacaaaaaatacacCTCCTGTTGCTGAATGTACAGTAAAACTTAAAcaaaatttaaaattaaaattaaatttaatGACGTTAAAAAAGGTAAAGAGTCTGGCAGCAAAAGCTGCCAAACACGTCCTGTCAAATTACAGCTGAAAAACCTTCACTTATTCCAAAGGAAATATATTCTCTGTGGAAATACAAATCTACTGTAGACATTCTCTGCATTTTACAGTCCAACCGCTGTACAATGAAATGTTCATTATGAAACATCTCAAATTTAGAAATCagtacaaaaaatgaaaaatattgcaGAAATACCTTAAAATGACCTCGTTTAAGTTAAGAGTTGTTTCCTacagtcatttgttttctgtaaattcaCAGGATTATCTGGACCATCGAAGTACAGATTTCAGggtgtgaatgaaaatgaactcAACCTCAAACATCTACAGATGTTTtcactgcacaatgagtactttcgatactttaactacattttgctgataacacttatatacttttactcaagtaatgAATGCAGGACTTCTGCTATTACTGGAGTACTTTCACAttgtggtatttgtacttttacttcagtaaaggatctgaatacttcatcCACAACTGTTACCactaatgcatcagtaataatataTGAATAATACACTGATACATTGTGCTGCatagtgagtacttttactctgatactgtaaatacattttgctgataatacttattTTGAATACAGGACTTTTAGTTGaaattgagtatttttacattgtggttacttttactgaagcaaAGGATCCAAATACTTCTTTCACCTCTGTCTATACAGTGTTAAGTGAAGCAGATCCAGGTGATAGTCAGAGCCTTAACTAACAGGCCACAGATGTACAGATATTCTGTTCACACTGTAAAATTAATGAAATATACTTTTTATTTCCACTGaccagagcagaaaaaaatgtttcttgttagagtatttacatttatatgGCAAGTATTTTCACCTTCACTGAACAAAAATTTTAACATAGTTATGCTTAAATTCATCAGGTAGAATTGATCCTCAAAATTTCCCCAtttaagtgaaaaaaatatGACCAATTCTGGACGTTAGGAGAGCAGATAGATCCTCAAAAATACAGTCTCTTTAAAGCCTCTTTGGTCAATAGAAGGATAAAAATCTATCAGTGAATTTAAAggaaatctcttttttttattgatcatATACTCACATTAGTCTGTGGATGACACAGATGATCATGACCACAGTCAGATGATTGAGGCCTTGTATTTTATTAggtgaaaaaaacaacttttacaAAACTCAATCAAATGAATCCACAATTACAAATACATAATTAGCACTGATTTATTCCATTTACTGTACCATTTACAAACTTTGCAGTTTACTaaatgcaaaatacaaaatagcATTCAGGAGCTTCGTCATGAAGCACAAACCAGAATAAATAAGCATACAGGTTCGGTTTGAATTCATACACTTGTCAAATAGGCGACGCATATGCTCAACATGTTTGTCCTCTTCAGCCAACAGGCTGCACACTAACCAGAGTGATACTCGGGTACAAACGGTGACCGAGAGCATGCAGTCTGGCTGAACTGAGGCAGtatctgaaatgtgtttttagaaaatTAGAATGAATTTCCTGGGAGATATTCTTGTGGAGGAGGTGGCGAGGACAAGGTGGGAACtgagaacattttgttttgttcaggtGCGCTGATCGACGGTGTCTCACtcagatctaaaaaaaaaaaagacagacagacatgatggAGTCAGTCAGgcaatgtttcatgtttcaagATTTCCACACCGTTCACTCGTCTGGGTGCCTAAATTTCCTCTTTATTACCTTCATCAGTTCCTTTGTCTTGAGATAGAGAGAtatcttcctcctcatctggGCCCAAGTCCTCAATCAGGACCTGGTTGAAGGCCTCCCTGCCTTGTGACTCTATGTTGAGGGTCTCTGCCCGGGGAGGAGCTGCGGGAGGAGCCGCAGCTTGAACAGGGGTTTGGGTCAGAGCGGGGGCGACATCTGGAGCTGGAGCCAACTCTTGGACAAAGACTGGAGCCGAATCCGGATCTTTGGAGGGAGCTGGTGCAGGAACTGAGGGTGAAAAGACGGCTGGAGCCGGATTCACTGGAGCAGGAGCAAAGACGGGGCTTTGGAGAGATCCAAACACTGGCAGAGGAGCAGGGGCGGGTGCTGGTTGTGATTCCACAACAATTAAGGGGGATGGAGAGCCTGATGC contains the following coding sequences:
- the hemgn gene encoding hemogen isoform X1; protein product: MEETLQQEKSEYSNPNEDQGGIRRRLRDRDLLRKRKAEAEEKETNQWVLGVESQRKRPRAEDRSGAKKKGRPRKTEPTPEISVTQEEAAAPPEAPAVVMVAEPVEVIPDQASGSPSPLIVVESQPAPAPAPLPVFGSLQSPVFAPAPVNPAPAVFSPSVPAPAPSKDPDSAPVFVQELAPAPDVAPALTQTPVQAAAPPAAPPRAETLNIESQGREAFNQVLIEDLGPDEEEDISLSQDKGTDEDLSETPSISAPEQNKMFSVPTLSSPPPPQEYLPGNSF
- the hemgn gene encoding hemogen isoform X2; amino-acid sequence: MEETLQQEKSEYSNPNEDQGGIRRRLRDRDLLRKRKAEAEEKETNQVESQRKRPRAEDRSGAKKKGRPRKTEPTPEISVTQEEAAAPPEAPAVVMVAEPVEVIPDQASGSPSPLIVVESQPAPAPAPLPVFGSLQSPVFAPAPVNPAPAVFSPSVPAPAPSKDPDSAPVFVQELAPAPDVAPALTQTPVQAAAPPAAPPRAETLNIESQGREAFNQVLIEDLGPDEEEDISLSQDKGTDEDLSETPSISAPEQNKMFSVPTLSSPPPPQEYLPGNSF